The nucleotide sequence GCCGTTTTTAGTCCACACCGACATAGACTGATACGGCCCTAAACGCTGCTGGTCGATATAGGTCCAAGCGCCTAAGTTATCCAGTAACTGCTGACTGCCTAAGTTAATGGCACTAACGCGCAGTTTTGGCTCGCCCGTCACCATTTTTAGCTGACTGCTATCGATAACTACGACGCTAAGGCCCGCTTCAGCTAAGCCAATGGCTGTGGTTAGCCCCACCATACCGCCGCCGACTATGGCGACATCATAGGTTTGAGTTGTAAACATCAATCAAAATTCCTTGCTAACTATTCCTTGCTAACTAAGACGCCGAAGCGGCCAACCACTGGCGGCGCTCACAATAGGACGTTTTAATGGCGGACACCAAGATAAGAGCCGCAGCCCCAGATTACGGCCAAGCACTAAGGGAAACGCTTGATTGGAAAAACCGCGTACTAGGCTTTCTATCGCCGTTAAGGTGGCTTGTCTATCTTGGCGTCTATGGGCTAAATAGTCGTGGGTGACCTCACTCGCACCAGCATCTTGGCCACGATTAAGCACAGGCGTTAATACTTGCACTAAAGTGGCTATGTCTCTTAACCCTAAATTAAACCCTTGGCCAGCAATGGGATGCAAGGTTTGGGCGGCATTGCCCACAAACACGCAGCGATGATAAATCGGCCTTGGCATTACCGACATAATCAAAGGGTAACCATGGCGCTGGCTGACCTTAGTCAATTTGCCAGCGCGATAACCAAAGGCGCCTTGCAATGCGTGTAAAAAGTCACCGTCAGATAATGCTAAGTAGCGCGCTTGCTCATCGGCCTTCATCGCCCACACCAAGGACATACATTTGCCATCGCCTTGCGCCATAGGTAATAGCGCAAGCGGCCCATGCTCGGTGAAACGCTCAAAGGCGCGGCCTGCATGAGGTCTATCAAGGATAACATTGGCAATCACAGCACTTTGATTAAAATCTATGTGCTCACTTTCAAGCTTAAGGCTTTGACGCACAAAAGATTGCGCGCCATCGGCGGCCACGAGCAAACGCCCGCGCAGGCGCCGACCAGAATCTAAAGTGACTTCTTGATAATCTGAATGACTTATAAGCGCTGTAACATGATCTGGGCAAAAGAAATCAATCTCGGCATTGATTAACGCCTGCTGCAATTGCCTGCCTGCATCTTCTAGCCCCAGCACATGGCCAAAGCTATCACAGCCAAATTGCGCCGCCGCTAAATGCGTCATGCCAAAATGACCGCGATCCGACACATGAATATCAGCAATCGCCGTGGCATTGGGCGCCAGATTAGACCACAAGTGCCAACGCTTAAGCTGCTCAACACTGCCGCGCGATAAGGCAATTGAGCGCGCATCGAACCCTGGGTGCTGCGAGCTCACCGTTTGCGCTTCAACCAAAGCTATTTTGGCGGGCGTTAGCGAGCGCAGTGCCAAGGCCAGCAAGGCGCCGGTCATGCCGCCACCCACTATAACTAGATCCCAAAGTTCGGCGTCTTGCTTCATCACACTATCCCTTAATGCACTGTCTTTGGTTCAGCATCCATTTCAGGCTCAGGACCAAATTCTGAGTAACACAGCATGGCGCCCATGCGGACAAATTCCACCAGCTCCATCAAGGCCGCTTCTGACTCTTCATCTTCATCGACCTCAAGCTCAACGCGGGCGATTTCAGACAAATCATCAATCACTTCACGCACTTCAGCTGATGCTTGCTTAAGCTTAGGTTGGATAATCGCAAGACCAGTTAAGAAGCTTTGCACCCATAACGATAAGGCTTCTAAGCGCGCGGCTAAGGCTTCTTCTTCATCTGGCAATAATGGCGTAAAGCCAAATTCCATTTCCGCTAAGTTCGCCACCGCATCGTGATACATATCACTGACTAACACTTCTAATGGCTTAGGCAGTGGCTGGCCATCATTCATCAATTCACTTAAGGGCTTTTGCCACCCTTGTGGGCTGGTTTGTACCCCGCCACAGATTAAGCCAACCAAGGCGCCATGAACCTCAACCGCGTCCTGACCGATTTCAGCCTCGCGCAAGGCATTATTCACATGTTCAATGCGTAAAGAAGGAGGGGGGGCCATAGTTAATTTCCAATTACGATATATTGTTAGCAATGCTAGCAGATTGACCTAGGCAGCCCAAGGACTTTGATCCCATCGCCTACAAGTCCCCGTGATTACTCGCTTCGTAAATAAGCAAACACTGACCAAACAGGCAGCAATTAAGTCATCAATACTAAAATCAACGCTTTGTTGGCTTGCACTTTTGCCAGCGCCCTTATATAGTCCGCCTCAAGAGCAAATCACAGGATATAACGCTAGATGAGTAATCGTGCAGTAGAAATCACCCTTTTGGGTCGCACCTACTCTATTGCCTGTCCGGTGGGGCAGGAAGCCGCGCTCAAGCAAGTAGCCGTTAAGATAGAGCAACAGCTAACTGCGATGCGGGCAAGAACCAATAGCCTAAGTCGCGAAGATATAGCCATCATGGCCGCCTTAAATATTGGCTATGAGCTATATGAAGAAAAAATGAAGAACCAAGACTACATAAAACAAATGGATACACGTATCGGTTTGCTGCAGTCCACCTTAGAAAATGCCCTGGTTGAACGTAGTCAACCTGTATCAGCGACAGCTAAAGCTAGCGCTGATGAGCCCGCTAAGGTATAACTTATTTTGCTCCCTGGGATGTTCGTTGAAGGTAATGTCCCTGTGCCGATATTTACAAACTTAGGGTAGCTGTTTTTACTGACATTGAGCATGCTCGGTTTTCCGAGAAGCCTTAGGAGGTAATCAGTTTCCCGCCTTGAACCTACGGTTCAAGGGCTACACCCGAGACGGCATCCTGGGGAGCATCCCAAGCTTCACATCTAGAGACAAGTCAGCGCCATGGATAAACCTGCGGACTTAGATGCTAATCCAAAGCATCACTCAATTAGCAAACTAGCGGTTAATAGCGCAAAGCCTATACCGCTGCTCCCAGCAAACACCACTACTGCGCCAACACATAAGTCACAGCAACAATCACTTAGGCAATCGCTTAGGCAAAACCTCAAGCAAGCTCGCGCAGCGCTAAGTCCAGAACAACAAGCCCAAAGCGCCAAGCAAGCGGCGCATTTAGCCCTAGAGCTCATCACACGCTTATGCGCTCAAGACGTAAATCTTCAAGCTGCAAGCTCTCAAACAGTAACAACCCCAACAATAAACAAGCCGCGCCCAATCAAGCGTATTGCCTTGTACCATACCTTAGGTAGTGAGCTTAACACTCAGCCGCTTATCGATTTATTGCGCCAACACTTACCAGAATGTGAGCTCTATTTACCGCGCTTACATCCGTTTTGCGCAGGCCATTTGTTGTTTTTGCGATACTCGCAAGAAAGCGAAATGACACACAATCAATTTGGCATAGCTGAGCCCAAGCTTGATTGCCGCGAAGTGATGGCAGCGTCAAAGCTCGATATCATCTTAACGCCTTTAGTCGGGTTTGACCGTCAAGGGCAACGCATGGGAATGGGCGGCGGTTATTATGATCGCACGTTAGTTAATAGCCAAGCCATCACCATAGGCTTTGCTCACCAAGTGCAGCAGGTTGAAAGACTGCCGGTTGAAGTGTGGGATCAAGAACTTGACTATGTAGTGACCCCAAGTGAGGTTCATGACTTTACTCAAAGTTAAGCGCGCCTTACGCGATTAACTTTGAGATTTAAAAAATAGCTATCATCAGCCGCGCAGTTTTTTCACTAAGGTAAATACCACTACCGCGATAGCGCCGCACGCCACCCCAAATAACGCATTTAATACAGTTGGTAAGCTATAAGTTAAGGCAGGCCCCACTAATGCTATGCCATGTAGAGCCTGCGCCCACGCTTGAAACACATCGCCAACCGCATGTATGCCGTGCACTAAAATACCGCCGCCCACCATAAACATGGCGATAGTGCCTATCACAGTTAAGGCGTGCATTAATTTAGGGGCAAGGGCTAAAAGGCCGCGGCCCAAGGCGCGGGTGCCAGCACTGGCGCCCGGTTTATTTTGTAAGTACAAACCGGCATCATCAAGCTTAACTATGCCTGCCACTAAGCCATAAACGCCCACAGTCATCAAGATAGCCACAACCACTAAAGTCACGGCCTGTAAGGTAAAACTGCTAGCGGCGACGACGCCTAAGCTGATAGCTATGATTTCTGCCGATAATACAAAATCGGTGCGAATGGCCCCTTTTATTTTTTCAGCCTCCCACGCCGCTAAATCATCAGGAATATCATCATCTTGTTCAATTTCTGTATGCAGCCATTTTTCGGCAAGCTTTTCAGCGCCCTCAAAGCATAAATATAAACCGCCAACCATAAGTAGCGGCGTCACTAGCCAAGGGACAAAGGCGCTGATGACTAGTGCCAGCGGCACTAAGATGGCTTTATTGATAAATGAGCCTTTAGCCACAGCCCATACCACAGGCAATTCACGCTCGGCGCTTACGCCTGACACTTGCTGCGCGTTAAGGGCTAAATCATCACCCAATACGCCCACGGTTTTATGAGCGGCCATTTTGCTCATTAACGCCACATCATCGAGCATGCTGGCAATATCATCTAACAAGGTTAATAAACTGGCTGCCGCCATAACCGCCTCTTACTATGGATGAAAGTAATGTCCATCATAAGTCATAGTATTGAAATTACCACTGCCGGCATAGGTAGATAACTAACTATTAATCAAACTGAAACTTCACATAATTCATCTTTAGGTAATCACAAAGGCGCCCGCTTCCTAGGGATTATGTATATAATCGCTCACACATAAGCACTGCTAACAAGGATTACAGCATGACCCAAGATGAAATGAAAAAAGCTGCCGCCTGGGCCGCCCTTAAGTATGTTGAGAGAGATACCATTGTCGGTGTTGGTACTGGCTCAACCGTTAACCACTTTATCGATGCGTTAGCGACAATGAAGGCTGATATTGAAGGCGCGGTGTCAAGCTCTGAAGCATCAACGGCCAAGATGAAGGCGCTGGGCATTCCTGTATTTGATCTTAATAGTGTTAATGACTTGGCCTTGTACGTTGATGGCGCCGATGAAATCAATCCTCACATGGATATGATTAAAGGCGGCGGCGCAGCATTAACGCGCGAGAAAATTGTTGCTGCTGTAGCTAAGACCTTTGTGTGTATCGCTGATGCCAGTAAGCAAGTGGATGTATTAGGTCAATTCCCACTGCCAGTTGAAGTAATTCCTATGGCTCGCTCTTATGTGGCGCGCCAATTAGTGAAATTAGGCGGCGACCCTGTGTATCGTGAAGGCGTAGTGACAGACAACGGTAACATCATTTTAGATGTGTACAACATGAGCATTGTTGACCCTAAAACCTTAGAAAAGCAGATTAACAATATTGTTGGTGTTGTGACTAACGGCTTATTTGCCGCTCGCGGCGCAGATATTTTGCTGGTTGGCGCCGCTACTGGCGTGACAACTATTAAGGCCTAATTGCCTGTTAATGGCACTTAGGCATGAGCATGCCATTAACAACAAGACCCGCAATTGCGGGTCTTGTATTTTGGCAACTAGCTAAGCAGTTACAGCGCTACTGCGCTTCGATTTGCTCCACCAGCAACTGCAAGCTTTGATTACCGCGATACTCATTGACATCAAGCTTATACACTAAGCGCACTTGTTTAATGCTGGCATCTGGCCAAATTTTGGTATCAACATTAAAGGCGATGGCATCCACCATAATGGCGCCGCACTCAGTTTCTAACATCATTTTTAGATGCTTTTCCCCGACTATGCGCTGCTGAATTAAACGAAAATTGCCATCAAACAAGGGTTCTTCAAACGACTGCCCCCAAGGCCCCGCTTGCCTTAGCATTTGCGCGGTTTCCAAGTTGAAATCATTCAGACTTAACTCGCCATCACTGTGCAATTCACCTGTGAGTTCAGTGAGCGTTAACTGCTCGCGTACCGCTTGATCAAACGCCTCGGCAAACTGCGCATAACGAGCGGCATTAATGGTTAAGCCCGCCGCCATCGCATGGCCACCAAACTTGAGTATCATGCCTGGGTGGCGACTATTAATCAGCTCTAAGGTATCGCGCATATGCAGCCCCTTAATCGAGCGGGCTGAGCCTTTGATTTCATCATCATTGCCATGGGCAAAGGCAATCACAGGTCTATGATATTTATCCTTAATGCGCGACGCTAAAATCCCTATCACCCCTTGATGCCAATCGGCTTGAAACAAGGCTATGCCCCAAGGCAAGTTGGCATTATCAAGCCCAAGCTTAGCCAGATGCACTAATGCTTCTTGCTGCATGCCAGTTTCAAGTTCACGTCGCTCGGCATTCAGACCATCAAGCTCTGATGCCATGCGCCGCGCGCGATTAATATCATCACACAATAAGGTTTCGACCCCGAGCGCCATTTCATCTAAGCGCCCAGCAGCATTTAATCTAGGGCCCACCGCAAAACCAAAGTCAGCGGCCACTAACTTGGCAGGGTCACGCTTGGCTACATCTAAAATGGCAGTAATACCTGGGCGACATTGACCTGCGCGCACGCGCTTTAAGCCCGCATTCACTAAGATACGGTTATTGGTATCAAGGCTTACCACATCAGCGACTGTGCCAAGCGCGACTATATCAAGCAAGCTGGCAAGGTTAGGATCGCTAATGCCTTGGCGCTCAAACCAGCCGCGCGCTCTAAGCTCCGCTCGCAGCGCTGACATCACATAAAAAGCAACGCCCACACCAGCAATAGATTTACTGGCAAACGGGCAATCCCCTTGATTGGGATTAACTATGGCATCGGCCTGTGGCAATTCACTGCCCGCCAAATGGTGATCGGTAACCACAACTGTCATGCCAGCGACTTTTGCCGCGGCGACACCCTCAATGGATGAAATGCCGTTATCCACAGTAATTAAGCACTGTGCCTGCATCGACTGCGCCACTTCAACAATTTGCGGGCTTAAGCCATACCCAAAATCAAAGCGATTAGGAATAAGATAATCAAGGGCGGTTGCGCCCATCATCCGCAGCGCCAAAATACACACAGCGGTAGATGTCGCGCCATCGGCATCAAAATCGCCCATGATCAATATCTTGTGCTGCTGCTCAATCGCATCAGCCACAATGGCGGCGGCCTTGCCCATATCTTTCATTGTGCTCGGGCGCAAAAGGTTAGCAAGCGCTAACTCAACCTCGCTGGCATTAACGCCGCGGCGGGCATAAATTTGCTTAAGTAATGGCGGTAAGCTGGCGGGTAAATGCGAGTCGTCTACCCAAGGGCGGCGAATTATGTGTCGAATCAAAACCACATCCTGTCACTAAAAATCTAATGCTGCACCATAGCAAAAAGGCGAGCTATCAGCTCGCCTTTTTTATCTATGCTAGGCGTTGATCAACGCCGTTAGGCATCAACGCAGACGCTATGCACTTCAACTCATTACTGAGAGCGCATGTCTAACATTTTCTTTAAATCGCTCGCAGGCTGATAACCTGGGATCATGCTGCCATCGGCTAACACTATGGCTGGAGTACCGCTAACGCCTATGCTCGCACCCATTTTATATTGACCAGCAATGTCGGCATCACATTTAGCTAATGGTACTGCTTGACCATTTTGCGCGTCGCTCATGGCTTGATTCGGATTAGCCGCGCACCAGATAGAGCGCATATCATCGGCATTCTTAGATGGCACACCTTGACGTGGGAAAGCTAAATAACGCACGGTAAT is from Shewanella sp. SNU WT4 and encodes:
- the ubiH gene encoding 2-octaprenyl-6-methoxyphenyl hydroxylase; amino-acid sequence: MKQDAELWDLVIVGGGMTGALLALALRSLTPAKIALVEAQTVSSQHPGFDARSIALSRGSVEQLKRWHLWSNLAPNATAIADIHVSDRGHFGMTHLAAAQFGCDSFGHVLGLEDAGRQLQQALINAEIDFFCPDHVTALISHSDYQEVTLDSGRRLRGRLLVAADGAQSFVRQSLKLESEHIDFNQSAVIANVILDRPHAGRAFERFTEHGPLALLPMAQGDGKCMSLVWAMKADEQARYLALSDGDFLHALQGAFGYRAGKLTKVSQRHGYPLIMSVMPRPIYHRCVFVGNAAQTLHPIAGQGFNLGLRDIATLVQVLTPVLNRGQDAGASEVTHDYLAHRRQDRQATLTAIESLVRGFSNQAFPLVLGRNLGLRLLSWCPPLKRPIVSAASGWPLRRLS
- a CDS encoding UPF0149 family protein, producing MAPPPSLRIEHVNNALREAEIGQDAVEVHGALVGLICGGVQTSPQGWQKPLSELMNDGQPLPKPLEVLVSDMYHDAVANLAEMEFGFTPLLPDEEEALAARLEALSLWVQSFLTGLAIIQPKLKQASAEVREVIDDLSEIARVELEVDEDEESEAALMELVEFVRMGAMLCYSEFGPEPEMDAEPKTVH
- the zapA gene encoding cell division protein ZapA — protein: MSNRAVEITLLGRTYSIACPVGQEAALKQVAVKIEQQLTAMRARTNSLSREDIAIMAALNIGYELYEEKMKNQDYIKQMDTRIGLLQSTLENALVERSQPVSATAKASADEPAKV
- a CDS encoding 5-formyltetrahydrofolate cyclo-ligase, encoding MDKPADLDANPKHHSISKLAVNSAKPIPLLPANTTTAPTHKSQQQSLRQSLRQNLKQARAALSPEQQAQSAKQAAHLALELITRLCAQDVNLQAASSQTVTTPTINKPRPIKRIALYHTLGSELNTQPLIDLLRQHLPECELYLPRLHPFCAGHLLFLRYSQESEMTHNQFGIAEPKLDCREVMAASKLDIILTPLVGFDRQGQRMGMGGGYYDRTLVNSQAITIGFAHQVQQVERLPVEVWDQELDYVVTPSEVHDFTQS
- a CDS encoding DUF808 domain-containing protein encodes the protein MAAASLLTLLDDIASMLDDVALMSKMAAHKTVGVLGDDLALNAQQVSGVSAERELPVVWAVAKGSFINKAILVPLALVISAFVPWLVTPLLMVGGLYLCFEGAEKLAEKWLHTEIEQDDDIPDDLAAWEAEKIKGAIRTDFVLSAEIIAISLGVVAASSFTLQAVTLVVVAILMTVGVYGLVAGIVKLDDAGLYLQNKPGASAGTRALGRGLLALAPKLMHALTVIGTIAMFMVGGGILVHGIHAVGDVFQAWAQALHGIALVGPALTYSLPTVLNALFGVACGAIAVVVFTLVKKLRG
- the rpiA gene encoding ribose-5-phosphate isomerase RpiA codes for the protein MTQDEMKKAAAWAALKYVERDTIVGVGTGSTVNHFIDALATMKADIEGAVSSSEASTAKMKALGIPVFDLNSVNDLALYVDGADEINPHMDMIKGGGAALTREKIVAAVAKTFVCIADASKQVDVLGQFPLPVEVIPMARSYVARQLVKLGGDPVYREGVVTDNGNIILDVYNMSIVDPKTLEKQINNIVGVVTNGLFAARGADILLVGAATGVTTIKA
- the recJ gene encoding single-stranded-DNA-specific exonuclease RecJ encodes the protein MIRHIIRRPWVDDSHLPASLPPLLKQIYARRGVNASEVELALANLLRPSTMKDMGKAAAIVADAIEQQHKILIMGDFDADGATSTAVCILALRMMGATALDYLIPNRFDFGYGLSPQIVEVAQSMQAQCLITVDNGISSIEGVAAAKVAGMTVVVTDHHLAGSELPQADAIVNPNQGDCPFASKSIAGVGVAFYVMSALRAELRARGWFERQGISDPNLASLLDIVALGTVADVVSLDTNNRILVNAGLKRVRAGQCRPGITAILDVAKRDPAKLVAADFGFAVGPRLNAAGRLDEMALGVETLLCDDINRARRMASELDGLNAERRELETGMQQEALVHLAKLGLDNANLPWGIALFQADWHQGVIGILASRIKDKYHRPVIAFAHGNDDEIKGSARSIKGLHMRDTLELINSRHPGMILKFGGHAMAAGLTINAARYAQFAEAFDQAVREQLTLTELTGELHSDGELSLNDFNLETAQMLRQAGPWGQSFEEPLFDGNFRLIQQRIVGEKHLKMMLETECGAIMVDAIAFNVDTKIWPDASIKQVRLVYKLDVNEYRGNQSLQLLVEQIEAQ